A genomic window from Labrus bergylta chromosome 7, fLabBer1.1, whole genome shotgun sequence includes:
- the LOC109988877 gene encoding myosin heavy chain, fast skeletal muscle, giving the protein MSTDAEMAVYGKAAIYLRKPERERIEAQSKPFDAKAACYVTDVKELYVKGTILKKEGGKVTVKVLDTQEERVAKEEDVTPMNPPKYDKIEDMAMMTHLNEASVLYNLKERYAAWMIYTYSGLFCATVNPYKWLPVYDQEVVNAYRGKKRMEAPPHIFSVSDNAFQFMATDRENQSVLITGESGAGKTVNTKRVIQYFATISVGGVKRDASKGSLEDQIIAANPLLEAYGNAKTVRNDNSSRFGKFIRIHFGTTGKLSSADIETYLLEKSRVTFQLPDERGYHIFYQMMTNHKPEIIEMTLITTNPYDFPMCSMGQISVASIDDKLELEATDNAIDILGFSGEEKVSIYKMTGAVLHHGSMKFKQKQREEQAEPDGTEDADKVAYLLGLNSADMLKAICFPRVKVGNEYVTKGQTVPQVMNSVTALAKSIYEKMFLWMVVRINQMLDTKQPRQFYIGVLDIAGFEIFDFNTLEQLCINFTNEKLQQFFNHHMFVLEQEEYKKEGIIWEFIDFGMDLAACIELIEKPMGIFSILEEECMFPKATDTSFKNKLYDQHLGKNKAFEKPRPTKGKAEAHFSLVHYAGTVDYNIGGWLDKNKDPLNDSVIQLYQKSSVKLLVALYPPVVEEIGKKGGKKKGGSMQTVSSQFRENLGKLMTNLRSTHPHFVRCLIPNESKTPGLMENFLVIHQLRCNGVLEGIRICRKGFPSRILYADFKQRYKVLNASVIPEGQFIDNKKASEKLLGSIDVPHDEYKFGHTKVFFKAGLLGLLEEMRDEKLASLVTMTQALCRGYVMRKEFVKMTERREAIYSIQYNIRSFMNVKHWPWMKVYYKIKPMLKSAETEKELQQMKENYDKMKTDLATALAKKKELEEKFVSLLQEKNDLQLQVASESENLSDAEERCEGLIKSKIQMEAKCKEITERLEDEEEINAELTAKKRKLEDECSELKKDIDDLELTLAKVEKEKHATENKVKNLTEEMASQDESIAKLTKEKKALQESHQQTLDDLQAEEDKVNTLTKAKTKLEQQVDDLEGSLEQEKKLRMDLERSKRKLEGDLKLAQESIMDLENDKQQSDEKIKKKDFETSQLLSKIEDEQSLGAQLQKKIKELQARIEELEEEIEAERAARAKVEKQRADLSRELEEISERLEEAGGATAAQIEMNKKREAEFQKLRRDLEESTLQHEATASALRKKQADSVAELGEQIDNLQRVKQKLEKEKSEYKMEIDDLSSNMEAVAKAKGNLEKMCRTLEDQYSELKTRNDENVRQNNDISAQKARLLTENGEFSRQIEEKEALVSQLTRGKQAFTQQIEELKRQIEEEVKAKNALAHGMQSARHDCDLLREQFEEEQEAKAELQRGMSKANSEVAQWRSKYETDAIQRTEELEESKKKLAQRLQEAEEQIEAVNSKCASLEKTKQRLQSEVEDLMIDVERANGLAANLDKKQRNFDKVLAEWKQKYEEGQAELEGAQKEARSLSTELFKMKNSYEEALDQLETMKRENKNLQQEISDLTEQIGETGKSIHELEKSKKQVETEKSEIQTALEEAEGTLEHEESKILRVQLELNQIKGEVDRKLAEKDEEMEQIKRNSQRVIDSMQTTLDSEVRSRNDALRIKKKMEGDLNEMEIQLSHANRQASESQKQLRNVQAQLKDAQLHLDDAVRAQEDLKEQAAMVDRRNGLMVAEIEELRAALEQTERSRKTAEQELVDASERVGLLHSQNTSLMNTKKKLESELVQVQSEVDDTVQEARNAEEKAKKAITDAAMMAEELKKEQDTSAHLERMKKNLEVAVKDLQHRLDEAENLAMKGGKKQLQKLESRVRELESEVETEQRRGADAVKGVRKYERRVKELTYQTEEDKKNVNRLQDLVDKLQLKVKAYKRQSEEAEEQANAHLSKCRKIQHELEEAEERADIAETQVNKLRAKSRDSGKAKEAE; this is encoded by the exons ATGAGTACGGACGCTGAGATGGCCGTTTATGGCAAGGCTGCCATTTACCTCCGGAAGCCTGAGCGGGAGAGAATCGAGGCTCAAAGCAAACCTTTTGATGCAAAGGCTGCCTGCTATGTGACTGATGTGAAGGAGCTGTATGTGAAGGGAACAATCCTCAAGAAGGAAGGTGGCAAAGTCACCGTCAAAGTCCTGGACACTCAGGAG GAGAGGGTAGCTAAAGAAGAAGACGTCACTCCAATGAACCCTCCCAAGTACGACAAAATTGAGGACATGGCCATGATGACCCATCTCAATGAAGCCTCTGTGCTTTATAACCTCAAAGAGCGTTATGCAGCATGGATGATCTAC ACCTACTCTGGGTTGTTCTGTGCCACTGTGAACCCCTACAAATGGCTCCCAGTGTATGACCAAGAGGTTGTAAATGCCTACAGAGGCAAGAAGCGTATGGAGGCTCCACCCCACATCTTCTCCGTCTCTGACAACGCTTTTCAGTTCATGGCTACTG ATAGGGAGAACCAGTCCGTCTTGATCAC TGGAGAATCTGGTGCTGGAAAGACTGTGAACACAAAGCGTGTCATCCAGTACTTTGCAACCATCTCAGTTGGTGGCGTGAAGCGGGACGCATCAAAG GGTTCCCTTGAGGATCAGATTATTGCAGCTAATCCTCTGCTGGAGGCCTATGGTAACGCCAAAACTGTGAGGAATGACAACTCATCTCGTTTC GGTAAATTCATCAGAATCCATTTCGGCACAACTGGCAAACTGTCTAGTGCTGATATTGAGACAT ATCTGCTGGAGAAGTCTAGAGTGACATTCCAGCTTCCTGATGAGAGAGGCTACCATATCTTCTACCAGATGATGACCAACCACAAACCTGAGATTATTG AAATGACACTTATCACAACCAACCCCTACGACTTCCCCATGTGCAGCATGGGTCAGATCAGTGTTGCCAGCATTGATGACAAACTTGAGCTGGAAGCCACTGAT AATGCTATTGATATCCTGGGCTTCAGTGGTGAAGAGAAAGTCAGCATCTACAAGATGACTGGTGCTGTGCTCCACCATGGTAGCATGAAGTTCAAGCAGAAGCAGCGTGAGGAACAGGCTGAGCCTGACGGCACAGAAG ATGCTGACAAGGTTGCATACTTGCTGGGTCTGAACTCTGCTGACATGCTGAAGGCAATTTGCTTTCCCAGAGTGAAGGTCGGAAATGAGTATGTGACCAAGGGACAAACCGTACCTCAg gTAATGAACTCAGTGACTGCCCTGGCCAAGTCTATCTATGAGAAGATGTTCTTGTGGATGGTCGTCCGTATCAACCAGATGTTGGACACCAAACAGCCAAGGCAGTTCTACATTGGAGTGCTGGATATTGCTGGCTTTGAAATCTTTGAT TTCAACACTTTGGAGCAGCTCTGCATCAACTTCACCAATGAGAAACTGCAACAGTTTTTCAACCACCACATGTTTGtcctggagcaggaggagtacAAGAAGGAGGGTATTATCTGGGAGTTCATTGACTTTGGCATGGACTTGGCTGCCTGTATTGAGCTGATTGAGAAG CCCATGGGTATCTTCTCCATCCTTGAAGAGGAGTGCATGTTCCCCAAGGCAACAGACACATCTTTCAAGAACAAGCTGTATGACCAGCATCTCggcaaaaacaaagcatttgAGAAGCCCAGGCCCACAAAGGGCAAGGCTGAGGCCCACTTCTCCCTGGTGCACTATGCTGGTACAGTGGACTACAACATCGGTGGCTGGCTGGACAAGAACAAGGATCCACTGAATGACTCTGTTATTCAGCTGTACCAAAAGTCCTCAGTTAAACTGCTGGTTGCTTTGTATCCTCCTGTTGTTGAAG AGATTGGAAAGAAGGGAGGCAAGAAGAAGGGTGGTTCTATGCAGACTGTGTCTTCACAGTTTAGG GAGAACTTGGGCAAGCTGATGACTAACTTGAGGAGCACTCATCCTCACTTTGTGCGTTGCCTGATTCCCaatgagtcaaagactccag GTCTGATGGAGAACTTCCTGGTCATCCACCAGCTCAGGTGTAACGGTGTACTGGAGGGTATCAGAATCTGCAGGAAAGGTTTCCCCAGCAGAATCCTCTATGCTGACTTCAAGCAGAG ATACAAGGTGCTGAATGCCAGTGTCATCCCTGAGGGCCAGTTCATTGATAACAAGAAGGCTTCAGAGAAGCTGCTGGGATCAATTGATGTTCCTCATGACGAGTATAAATTTGGACACACCAAG GTGTTCTTCAAGGCTGGTCTCCTGGGTCTCCTTGAGGAGATGAGAGATGAAAAGCTGGCATCTCTGGTCACCATGACTCAGGCTCTCTGCCGTGGTTACGTCATGAGAAAGGAGTTTGTGAAGATGACAGAGAGGAg ggaAGCCATTTATTCCATCCAGTACAACATCCGCTCATTCATGAATGTCAAACACTGGCCATGGATGAAAGTGTACTACAAGATCAAGCCTATGCTCAAGAGCGCTGAAACTGagaaggagctgcagcagatgaAGGAGAACTATGACAAGATGAAGACAGATTTGGCCACTGCCCTGGCCAAGAaaaaggagctggaggagaagttTGTGTCCCTTCTGCAGGAGAAGAATGATCTGCAGCTGCAAGTCGCATCT gaaTCAGAGAATCTGTCAGATGCTGAGGAGAGATGTGAGGGTCTTATCAAGAGCAAAATTCAGATGGAGGCCAAATGCAAAGAGATCACTGAGAGgctggaggatgaagaggaaatcAATGCTGAGCTCACtgccaaaaagagaaaactggaGGATGAATGCTCTGAGCTCAAGAAGGATATTGATGATCTGGAGCTTACCCTGGCCAAAGTGGAGAAGGAAAAACATGCCACTGAGAACAAG GTGAAGAACCTGACTGAGGAGATGGCCTCTCAGGATGAGAGCATTGCCAAGCTGACCAAGGAAAAGAAAGCCCTTCAGGAATCTCACCAACAGACTCTTGATGATCTGCAGGCTGAGGAAGACAAGGTCAACACTCTGACCAAGGCCAAGACCAAGCTTGAGCAGCAAGTGGATGAT CTTGAGGGTTCTCTGGAGCAAGAGAAGAAGCTGCGTATGGACCTTGAGAGATCCAAGAGGAAGCTTGAGGGTGATCTGAAACTGGCACAGGAATCCATAATGGATCTTGAGAATGACAAGCAGCAGTCTGatgagaaaattaaaaa GAAGGACTTTGAAACCAGCCAGCTCCTTAGCAAGATTGAGGATGAGCAGTCATTGGGTGCTCAGCTTCAGAAGAAGATCAAGGAGCTTCAG GCCCGTATTGAAGAACTGGAGGAGGAGATTGAGGCTGAGCGTGCAGCTCGTGCCAAGGTTGAGAAGCAGAGAGCTGACCTCTCCAGGGAACTTGAGGAGATCAGTGAGAGGCTGGAGGAGGCCGGTGGAGCCACTGCTGCCCAGATTGAGATGAACAAGAAACGTGAAGCAGAGTTCCAGAAGCTCCGCCGTGATCTTGAGGAGTCCACTCTGCAGCATGAAGCCACTGCTTCTGCTCTTCGCAAGAAGCAGGCTGACAGCGTTGCTGAGCTGGGAGAGCAGATTGACAACCTCCAGCGTGTCAAGCAGAAGCTTGAGAAGGAAAAGAGTGAATACAAGATGGAGATTGATGACCTCTCCAGCAACATGGAGGCTGTTGCTAAAGCAAAG GGAAATCTTGAAAAGATGTGCCGTACTCTTGAGGACCAATACAGTGAACTGAAGACCAGGAATGATGAAAATGTCCGTCAAAACAATGACATAAGTGCGCAGAAAGCACGTCTCCTGACAGAAAATG GTGAGTTCAGTCGTCAAATTGAAGAGAAAGAAGCTCTCGTCTCCCAGCTGACCAGAGGCAAACAGGCCTTCACTCAGCAGATTGAAGAGCTGAAGAGACAGATTGAAGAGGAGGTTAAG GCCAAGAATGCCCTTGCCCATGGAATGCAATCAGCCCGCCATGACTGTGATCTGCTGAGGGAGCAGtttgaggaggagcaggaggcaaAGGCTGAGCTGCAGCGTGGAATGTCCAAGGCCAATAGTGAAGTGGCTCAGTGGAGATCCAAGTATGAAACTGATGCCATCCAGCGCACTGAGGAGCTTGAGGAATCCAA gaaaaagcTTGCCCAGCGCCTCCAGGAGGCTGAGGAGCAGATTGAGGCTGTCAATTCCAAGTGTGCTTCTCTGGAGAAGACCAAACAGAGGCTCCAGAGTGAGGTGGAGGACCTCATGATTGATGTGGAGAGAGCTAATGGCCTGGCTGCCAACTTggacaagaagcagagaaacTTTGACAAG GTGTTGGCAGAGTGGAAACAGAAGTATGAGGAGGGTCAGGCAGAGCTTGAGGGAGCTCAGAAGGAGGCTCGTTCTCTCAGCACTGAGCTGTTCAAGATGAAGAACTCATATGAGGAAGCTCTGGATCAGCTGGAGACCATGAAGCGTGAAAACAAGAACCTGCAAC AGGAGATCTCAGATCTCACTGAACAGATTGGTGAGACTGGCAAGAGCATCCATGAGCTGGAGAAGTCCAAGAAGCAGGTGGAGACTGAGAAGTCTGAGATCCAGACAGCTCTTGAAGAGGCTGAG GGAACTTTGGAACATGAAGAGTCCAAAATCCTGCGTGTCCAGCTTGAGCTCAACCAGATTAAAGGTGAGGTAGACAGGAAGCTGGCTGAGAAGGACGAGGAGATGGAGCAGATCAAGAGGAATAGCCAGAGGGTGATTGACTCCATGCAGAccactctggactctgaggtcAGGAGCAGGAATGATGCCCTGAGAATCaagaagaagatggagggaGACCTGAATGAGATGGAGATTCAGCTGAGCCACGCCAATCGCCAGGCTTCTGAGTCCCAGAAGCAGCTGAGGAATGTTCAGGCACAGTTGAAG GATGCACAACTGCACCTTGATGATGCTGTCAGAGCTCAGGAAGACCTCAAGGAACAGGCTGCTATGGTAGATCGCAGGAACGGTCTCATGGTTGCTGAAATTGAGGAACTTAGAGCTGCTCTGGAACAGACTGAGAGAAGCCGCAAAACTGCTGAGCAGGAGCTGGTGGACGCAAGTGAGCGTGTTGGACTTCTGCACTCTCAG AATACAAGCCTTATGAACACTAAGAAGAAGCTTGAGTCTGAGCTGGTCCAGGTCCAGAGTGAAGTTGATGACACAGTTCAGGAAGCAAggaatgcagaggagaaggcCAAGAAGGCCATCACTGAT GCTGCTATGATGgctgaggagctgaagaaggagcAGGATACTAGTGCTCACctggagaggatgaagaagaaccTTGAGGTTGCTGTCAAGGATCTGCAGCATCGCCTGGACGAGGCTGAGAATCTGGCTATGAAGGGTGGCAAGAAGCAGCTCCAGAAACTTGAGTCTAGG GTTCGTGAGCTGGAGTCAGAGGTTGAGACTGAGCAGAGACGTGGAGCTGATGCTGTGAAGGGCGTTCGCAAATATGAGAGGAGGGTGAAGGAACTGACCTACCAG ACTGAAGAGGACAAGAAAAATGTTAACAGGCTGCAGGATCTGGTTGACAAGTTGCAGCTCAAGGTGAAGGCCTACAAGAGGCAGTCTGAGGAAGCG GAGGAGCAGGCCAATGCTCATCTATCTAAGTGCAGGAAGATCCAGCATGAGCTGGAGGAAGCTGAGGAGCGTGCTGACATTGCAGAGACCCAGGTTAACAAGCTGAGAGCTAAGAGCCGTGACTCTGGCAAG gCAAAAGAGGCTGAGTAA